The following coding sequences lie in one Brettanomyces bruxellensis chromosome 6, complete sequence genomic window:
- the SIM1 gene encoding putative secreted beta-glucosidase sim1 (SECRETED:SignalP(1-20)) codes for MLTTQIFAAIASCLAASCAAAPMANAEAVAKAAASDDCTTVEKSYHKHHQHKRAVAYDYVYVTVTVDGDGNTVTPTVEIVSTPTSAASSYSEAPAPSSEAEESSESSYSAPATTTEASSYVASSSSASSAAPSSSSSTSSTSSSSEGGISGDLSAFEDPSDDFQDGTIACSDFPSGNGVIALDWLGFGGWSGLYHDDTSTGGSCEDGTYCSYACQPGMSKTQWPSDQPSNGVSVGGLYCKNGYLYRTNTDTTHLCEWGEDSAVVVSELSDSVAICRTDYPGTENMVIPTVVDAGSSNILTVVDEDTYYKWQGKKTSAQYYVNNAGVSYEDGCIWGTSGSGVGNWAPLNFGAGATGGISYLSLIPNPNNLDAANFNVKIVSDGGDVQGDCVYENGSYNGDGSDGCTVAVTNGKAKFVLYN; via the coding sequence ATGTTGACAACCCAAATTTTTGCCGCTATCGCCTCGTGCCTGGCCGCATCATGTGCAGCAGCACCAATGGCAAATGCCGAAGCCGTTGCCAAGGCTGCAGCCTCAGATGACTGCACTACGGTGGAAAAAAGCTACCACAAGCACCACCAACACAAGAGAGCCGTTGCATACGACTACGTTTACGTGACGGTGACAGTTGACGGAGACGGAAATACCGTTACTCCAACCGTTGAGATTGTTTCAACGCCAACTTCCGCCGCCTCATCGTACTCAGAGGCTCCTGCCCCATCTTCGGAGGCTGAGGAATCTTCCGAATCATCATATTCCGCCCCAGCCACCACCACTGAAGCCTCATCTTACGTcgcttcatcatcatcagcctCGTCTGCCGCCccatcgtcatcatcgtcCACTTCGTCGACCTCTTCTTCGTCTGAAGGTGGAATCAGTGGTGACTTGAGTGCCTTCGAGGACCCATCCGACGACTTCCAGGATGGTACCATCGCATGCTCCGATTTCCCATCCGGAAACGGTGTCATTGCCTTGGACTGGCTTGGATTCGGCGGCTGGTCCGGTTTGTATCATGACGATACTTCTACCGGTGGAAGCTGCGAAGACGGCACTTACTGCTCGTACGCTTGCCAACCCGGTATGTCGAAGACCCAGTGGCCTTCCGACCAGCCATCAAACGGTGTTTCTGTTGGAGGTTTGTACTGCAAGAACGGTTACCTCTACAGAACCAACACCGATACCACCCACCTCTGTGAGTGGGGTGAAGACAGTGCTGTTGTCGTGTCCGAGCTCTCTGATTCCGTCGCAATCTGCAGAACAGACTACCCTGGTACCGAGAACATGGTTATTCCAACCGTTGTCGATGCCGGATCCAGCAACATTCTCACTGTCGTTGACGAGGACACTTACTACAAGTGGCAGGGAAAGAAGACCTCGGCCCAGTACTACGTCAACAACGCTGGTGTTTCTTACGAGGATGGCTGCATATGGGGTACTTCGGGCTCCGGTGTCGGTAACTGGGCTCCTTTGAACTTCGGTGCAGGTGCAACCGGTGGCATCTCATACTTGTCCTTGATTCCAAATCCAAACAATTTGGATGCCGCCAACTTCAACGTCAAAATCGTCTCCGACGGCGGTGACGTCCAGGGTGACTGCGTGTATGAGAATGGCAGCTACAACGGTGATGGTTCCGACGGTTGTACCGTTGCCGTTACCAACGGTAAGGCCAAGTTCGTTCTCTACAACTGA